Within the Planctomycetota bacterium genome, the region CACATCCACATCGATGCCGCGCCCTTCTACCCGGACGCGTTGGTCCGACTGGCCAAGATTGTCTACAAGCAGGAGGAGTTGATCATCCGTGCCCTGGGCCTCAGGGGGACCCGGCTCCAGCAGTACTGCAAGCCGATGCGCGAGGAGTTCATCCGCAGCCTCGAGCGCCAGAAGCCGAAGGACCGGGACCAGCTCAACCGCCTCTGGTACGGCTACCGCAACACCCATCCCATCCACTACGACCAGACTCGCTACCACCTCCTGAACCTCCACAGCGTGTGGTACCGAGGCACCATCGAAATTCGGGCTTATGCGCAGTTGCGAATTATGCGCAGTTGGGCGGCGGCGCGCGGCTCTGTGG harbors:
- a CDS encoding amidoligase family protein, with translation MDLRELEFGIEIETIRRTRQAVAEAIRTVVGGAVRHTGYPSSYDPWEVTDSRGRVWKVVADSSLTSVPGHLRAEVVSPVLTYQDIPELQQVVRAVRDLAGARVDGNCGIHIHIDAAPFYPDALVRLAKIVYKQEELIIRALGLRGTRLQQYCKPMREEFIRSLERQKPKDRDQLNRLWYGYRNTHPIHYDQTRYHLLNLHSVWYRGTIEIRAYAQLRIMRSWAAARGSV